The following proteins are co-located in the Streptococcus downei MFe28 genome:
- a CDS encoding HAD family hydrolase, with amino-acid sequence MITSIVFDVDDTIYDQQAPYRLAVEKCFSDFDMSQINQAYIRFRHYSDVGFPRVMAGEWTTEYFRFWRCKETLLEFGYCEIDEETGRHFQEVYEEELENITMLDEMRMTLEFLKEKGVSMGVITNGPTEHQLKKVHKLGLYDYVEPGHVLVSQATGFQKPEKEIFNLAAEQFGMNPATTLYVGDSYDNDVVGAKASGWQAMWFNHRGRSLKPGTKPVYDVAIDSFEQLFGAVKILFDLPNSKFFFDANDKENPVLKMGIENGLMMAAERLLESNMSVDKVVILLRLTKQQERVLRMKYALR; translated from the coding sequence ATGATTACTTCTATTGTTTTTGATGTTGATGATACCATCTATGATCAACAGGCACCCTACCGCTTGGCTGTAGAGAAGTGCTTTTCTGACTTTGATATGAGTCAAATCAATCAAGCCTATATCCGTTTTCGCCACTACTCAGATGTTGGCTTTCCTCGGGTCATGGCTGGTGAGTGGACGACGGAATATTTTCGTTTCTGGCGCTGCAAGGAGACCCTGCTAGAGTTTGGTTATTGTGAGATTGATGAGGAAACAGGTCGGCATTTTCAAGAAGTCTATGAAGAAGAGCTAGAAAATATTACCATGTTGGATGAAATGCGGATGACCTTGGAGTTCCTTAAGGAAAAAGGTGTTTCCATGGGTGTCATCACCAATGGACCAACCGAACACCAACTCAAAAAGGTACACAAATTAGGCCTTTATGACTATGTTGAACCAGGACACGTCTTGGTCAGTCAGGCAACAGGTTTTCAAAAGCCTGAGAAAGAAATTTTCAATCTGGCTGCTGAGCAATTCGGTATGAATCCTGCAACCACCCTTTATGTGGGGGACTCCTATGACAATGATGTGGTTGGTGCTAAGGCTAGTGGCTGGCAGGCAATGTGGTTCAATCACCGCGGTCGCTCGCTTAAGCCAGGCACCAAGCCTGTCTACGATGTCGCCATTGATAGCTTCGAGCAACTTTTTGGGGCGGTTAAGATTCTCTTTGACCTGCCAAATAGTAAATTCTTCTTTGATGCTAATGATAAGGAAAACCCTGTTCTCAAGATGGGGATTGAAAATGGTCTGATGATGGCTGCTGAACGCCTTCTCGAAAGCAATATGAGTGTAGACAAGGTGGTTATCCTTCTGCGCTTGACCAAGCAACAAGAACGAGTACTTCGGATGAAATACGCCCTGCGATAA
- the sstT gene encoding serine/threonine transporter SstT yields MKRILSTWNRTSLLKRIAIGVVLGLILGLAIPKVSIIGLLGKLFVGALKAIAPLLVFALVANALSQTREGQKSNMTTVIGLYMFGTFAAALTAVISHYLFPIKLTLSSAATKAAANVSQSPQGVGDVFQSLLLKMVDNPIHALVEANYIGVLVWAVVFGFAMRTASQHTKELLTTIAEVTSQIVRWIINLAPFGILGLVFTTISENGISVLSKYGLLILVLVGTMLFVALVVNPIIAFVMMRKNPYPLVLRCIRESGVTAFFTRSSAANIPVNMKLCEDLGLDPDTYSVSIPLGSTINMAGAAVTINVLTLAATSTLGIQVDFATSLILSVVAAISACGASGVAGGSLLLIPVACSLFGISNDTAMQVVGAGFIVGVVQDSCETALNSSTDVLFTAVAEFSAWGKKKSLGK; encoded by the coding sequence GTGAAGCGGATTTTATCAACTTGGAATCGGACGAGTTTGCTGAAGCGGATTGCTATCGGTGTTGTCCTTGGTCTTATTTTGGGCTTAGCCATTCCTAAAGTTTCCATCATTGGTCTTTTGGGAAAATTATTTGTTGGAGCTCTCAAGGCCATTGCTCCACTCCTAGTCTTTGCCCTGGTTGCTAATGCCCTTTCGCAAACCCGTGAGGGCCAAAAATCCAACATGACCACGGTTATCGGACTCTATATGTTTGGGACCTTTGCGGCAGCCCTGACAGCAGTTATTTCCCATTACCTATTTCCGATTAAGTTGACCTTATCCAGTGCGGCGACTAAGGCCGCGGCTAATGTCTCGCAATCCCCTCAGGGAGTGGGCGATGTCTTCCAATCTCTCCTACTTAAGATGGTTGATAACCCGATTCACGCCCTTGTTGAGGCCAATTATATTGGGGTTCTGGTTTGGGCAGTGGTCTTCGGCTTTGCCATGCGGACAGCTAGCCAACATACCAAGGAGTTGTTGACAACGATTGCAGAAGTGACCTCACAGATTGTGCGTTGGATTATTAATCTGGCTCCTTTTGGTATTCTTGGTTTGGTTTTTACAACCATTTCCGAGAATGGGATTAGTGTCCTCTCTAAATATGGTCTTCTGATTCTTGTTTTAGTGGGAACCATGCTTTTTGTCGCTTTGGTCGTGAATCCAATCATTGCTTTTGTCATGATGCGCAAGAATCCTTATCCTTTGGTTCTGCGCTGTATCCGAGAATCTGGTGTTACAGCCTTCTTTACGCGGTCGTCTGCCGCTAATATTCCCGTTAATATGAAATTGTGTGAGGACTTAGGTTTAGACCCTGATACTTACTCGGTTTCCATTCCTCTGGGCTCAACCATCAATATGGCAGGGGCTGCTGTCACCATCAATGTCTTGACTCTGGCAGCCACCTCAACCTTGGGAATTCAGGTTGATTTTGCAACGTCCTTAATTTTAAGTGTTGTCGCAGCCATCTCTGCTTGTGGTGCCTCGGGTGTGGCTGGAGGTTCGCTCCTCTTGATTCCTGTTGCTTGTAGTCTCTTTGGAATTAGCAATGATACTGCTATGCAGGTTGTTGGCGCAGGTTTCATTGTTGGTGTTGTCCAAGACTCCTGTGAAACAGCCCTCAACTCTTCAACCGATGTCCTCTTTACAGCTGTAGCAGAATTTTCAGCTTGGGGTAAGAAAAAATCCTTGGGAAAATAA
- a CDS encoding SAM hydrolase/SAM-dependent halogenase family protein: MADNLLVLQSDFGLVDGAVSAMVGVALQEDSNLKIHHLTHDITPYNIFEGSYRLFQTVEYWPQGTTFVSVVDPGVGSDRKSVVALTERNQYIVTPDNGTLSYIKKHIGIKAVREISELKNRRENTELSYTFHGRDIYAFTGAKLASGHLTFEEVGPELSVEEIIELPVVETQIEDNQVRGAVDILDVRFGSLWTSIKNDDFNALSPKFGERFEVTIFNNDMLVYQNQVTYGRSFADVRIGQPIIYINSLYRVGLAINQGSFAKAYNVGVGPQWHIEIKKI; the protein is encoded by the coding sequence ATGGCCGATAACTTATTAGTCTTGCAGTCGGATTTTGGTCTTGTTGATGGGGCCGTTTCGGCCATGGTCGGAGTTGCTTTGCAGGAAGATAGTAATCTGAAGATTCACCACCTAACACATGATATCACTCCTTATAATATTTTTGAGGGTTCCTATCGCCTCTTTCAAACGGTGGAGTACTGGCCACAAGGGACGACCTTTGTCTCTGTGGTTGATCCTGGGGTTGGTTCTGATCGCAAGAGTGTCGTTGCCCTGACTGAGAGGAATCAGTATATCGTTACTCCAGATAATGGAACCTTGTCTTACATTAAGAAGCATATCGGTATTAAGGCTGTTCGTGAAATCTCTGAGCTGAAAAATCGTCGTGAAAATACGGAACTTTCCTACACCTTCCATGGCAGGGATATCTATGCTTTTACGGGTGCTAAGTTGGCCTCTGGCCATCTTACTTTTGAAGAGGTTGGACCAGAGCTTTCGGTTGAGGAAATCATTGAACTGCCGGTTGTAGAGACCCAGATTGAGGACAATCAGGTTCGGGGTGCAGTTGATATCCTAGATGTTAGGTTTGGTTCACTTTGGACTTCTATTAAAAATGACGACTTCAATGCTCTGTCTCCTAAGTTTGGTGAACGTTTTGAAGTCACCATTTTCAATAATGACATGCTGGTCTATCAAAATCAGGTTACCTATGGCAGGTCATTCGCCGATGTACGGATAGGACAGCCGATTATCTATATTAACTCCCTCTATCGTGTTGGCTTAGCAATTAATCAGGGTTCCTTCGCCAAGGCTTACAATGTTGGAGTCGGGCCTCAGTGGCATATCGAAATTAAGAAAATTTAA
- a CDS encoding ECF-type riboflavin transporter substrate-binding protein, giving the protein MTKNNSIKTVVATGIGAALFVIIGMFINIPIFGNTSVQLQYAVQALFSIIFGPIAGFFIGFIGHALKDGIQYGSISWAWVLASGLIGLGIGLFRKLYDVSKGKFSLKQVIWFNLVQIITVYISYGLICPLGDRLMYKQAWSYLFAQGFIAGTANVLTIAIGGTILLSIYAKTQVQSSSLSKD; this is encoded by the coding sequence ATGACAAAAAATAATTCTATTAAAACTGTTGTCGCAACGGGAATCGGAGCCGCTCTCTTCGTTATCATCGGGATGTTTATTAATATCCCAATTTTTGGGAACACCAGCGTCCAATTACAATATGCGGTTCAGGCTCTCTTTTCCATTATTTTTGGTCCTATAGCTGGTTTTTTTATAGGCTTTATTGGACACGCCCTAAAAGATGGGATTCAGTATGGTAGTATTTCTTGGGCCTGGGTGCTGGCTAGTGGTCTAATTGGTTTAGGAATTGGCCTTTTTCGAAAATTGTACGATGTTAGTAAGGGAAAATTTTCTCTTAAGCAAGTGATTTGGTTTAATCTGGTGCAAATCATTACAGTTTATATTTCCTATGGGCTGATCTGCCCACTGGGGGATCGTCTGATGTATAAGCAAGCTTGGTCCTATCTCTTTGCCCAAGGGTTTATAGCAGGAACGGCTAATGTGCTAACCATTGCAATAGGGGGTACCATTTTATTGAGTATTTACGCTAAAACCCAAGTGCAATCGTCTAGCCTCTCCAAAGATTAA
- a CDS encoding ABC transporter ATP-binding protein, with protein sequence MKPFIEFKNFSFKYDAQKEPTLKSLNLKIEKGQKVLIIGPSGCGKSTLAQTINGIIPNTFQGECQGDLLINGQSAFDLSIYDKSHLVSTVLQDTDGQFIGLSVAEDLAFALENDCEPQEEMVKTVHNWADKLDLLELLNHRPQDLSGGQKQRVSLAGVLIDESPILLFDEPLANLDPKSGQDTIALIDQLHKEAGATTLIIEHRLEDVLYRPVDKIILLNDGCILFDGSPDQLLASNLLSQNGIREPLYISVLRQLGLEIADLSPLSDLANLYLPRIDFSGQLSTPSFQPKQSLLNVSHLNFSYSPEKPILEDISLEISKGERIAIVGKNGAGKSTLAKALTKFIEADGQLFWQNQDISEDSIKERASRIGYVLQNPNQMISQTMIFDEVAKGLRLRGLEEEAVKEKVLATLKTCGLHEFRQWPISALSYGQKKRVTIASILVLEPDIILLDEPTAGQDMQHYTEIMNFLDELNQSGQTIVMITHDMQLMLDYSDRCIVLVDGKVVADKSPMEVLSDKELLEMANLKETSIFQLAEKMGVSPLTLSQFYRQKKEELANGK encoded by the coding sequence ATGAAACCATTTATTGAATTTAAAAATTTTTCCTTCAAATATGATGCACAGAAGGAACCAACACTAAAGTCTCTTAATCTTAAGATTGAGAAAGGCCAGAAGGTCTTGATTATCGGCCCATCGGGCTGTGGCAAATCAACTCTGGCCCAGACAATTAATGGAATTATTCCCAATACCTTTCAGGGGGAGTGTCAGGGCGACCTACTAATCAATGGTCAGTCGGCCTTTGATTTGTCCATCTATGACAAATCTCACTTGGTCAGTACAGTCCTGCAGGATACGGATGGCCAGTTCATTGGTTTGTCCGTTGCGGAAGATTTGGCATTTGCCTTGGAAAATGACTGCGAGCCACAGGAAGAAATGGTTAAGACCGTTCATAACTGGGCTGATAAGCTAGATCTCTTAGAGCTCTTAAATCACCGACCGCAGGATTTATCTGGAGGTCAGAAACAAAGAGTCAGTCTAGCTGGGGTCTTGATTGATGAAAGTCCGATTTTACTCTTTGATGAACCCTTGGCCAACTTGGATCCTAAGTCCGGTCAGGACACTATTGCCCTTATTGACCAGCTTCATAAAGAAGCTGGGGCTACAACGCTAATCATTGAGCACCGTTTGGAAGATGTCCTATATCGGCCCGTAGATAAGATTATTCTGCTCAATGATGGGTGTATTCTTTTTGATGGAAGCCCAGATCAGCTCTTAGCATCGAATTTACTCAGTCAGAATGGTATCCGAGAACCCCTCTATATCTCGGTTTTACGTCAACTTGGATTGGAAATCGCCGACCTGTCTCCTCTATCAGATTTGGCCAACCTGTATCTTCCCCGAATTGACTTTAGTGGGCAACTTTCCACTCCTTCTTTCCAGCCTAAGCAGTCCTTACTTAATGTCAGCCATTTAAATTTTAGCTATAGTCCAGAAAAGCCAATTTTGGAAGATATTTCCCTGGAAATATCAAAAGGTGAACGGATAGCTATTGTTGGTAAGAATGGGGCGGGTAAGTCTACCCTAGCCAAGGCCCTGACCAAGTTTATCGAAGCAGATGGTCAGCTATTTTGGCAAAATCAAGACATTTCGGAGGATTCTATTAAGGAGAGGGCCAGTCGCATTGGCTATGTCCTCCAGAACCCCAATCAAATGATTAGTCAGACCATGATTTTTGACGAAGTTGCCAAGGGGCTTCGCTTACGTGGTTTGGAGGAAGAAGCGGTAAAAGAAAAAGTTTTGGCAACTTTAAAAACTTGTGGTCTCCATGAATTTCGACAGTGGCCCATCTCAGCTTTGTCATATGGGCAGAAGAAGCGGGTAACCATTGCTTCTATCCTTGTTTTAGAGCCAGACATCATCCTCTTAGATGAGCCAACGGCTGGTCAAGATATGCAACATTATACAGAAATTATGAACTTTCTCGATGAGCTCAATCAATCTGGGCAAACCATTGTCATGATTACCCATGACATGCAATTGATGTTGGATTACTCAGACCGTTGTATAGTCCTAGTAGATGGTAAAGTTGTGGCCGATAAATCCCCAATGGAGGTACTGTCAGATAAGGAACTCTTAGAGATGGCTAACCTAAAGGAAACCAGTATCTTCCAGCTGGCTGAAAAAATGGGGGTGAGCCCTCTGACACTCAGTCAATTTTACCGTCAGAAAAAGGAGGAGCTTGCTAATGGCAAATAA
- a CDS encoding energy-coupling factor transporter transmembrane component T family protein: MANKFIGYRQGHGFLYQLSGSSKMIFFILVSLAAMVSYDTRFILGLSLCSVILFRWAKIKWVDISFAMTIVFLIALFNLLMVYLFAPSYGEEIYGTKTLLFAGWGRFYITSQEVFYLLNLILKYFCTVPLAILFLMTTHPSQFAASLNRIGLSYKLAYSVSLTLRYIPDVQEEFSMIKLSQEARGLELSKKASLVSRIKGNLQIVTPLIFGSLERIDTIATAMELRRFGKYKKRTWYQAQPARGKDYLVLAIALIILLISIGLILLNQGRFYNPWA, translated from the coding sequence ATGGCAAATAAATTTATCGGCTATCGTCAAGGGCATGGCTTCCTCTACCAACTTTCTGGTAGTAGCAAGATGATTTTTTTCATTTTAGTGTCTCTTGCGGCCATGGTTAGCTATGATACTCGCTTTATTTTGGGACTCAGTCTTTGTTCAGTGATTCTCTTTCGCTGGGCTAAGATTAAGTGGGTGGATATCTCCTTTGCAATGACGATTGTCTTTTTGATTGCTCTCTTTAATCTGCTTATGGTTTACCTCTTTGCTCCCTCCTATGGAGAGGAGATTTATGGGACTAAAACACTATTATTTGCTGGTTGGGGACGATTTTATATTACTAGTCAGGAAGTCTTTTATCTTTTAAATCTGATACTTAAGTATTTCTGCACTGTTCCCTTGGCTATCCTTTTTTTGATGACCACCCATCCCAGCCAGTTCGCTGCCAGTCTCAATCGCATTGGTCTTTCCTATAAATTGGCCTATTCGGTTAGTTTGACCCTGCGCTATATTCCTGATGTTCAAGAGGAATTTAGCATGATAAAGTTATCCCAGGAGGCAAGGGGCCTGGAGTTGTCTAAGAAGGCTAGCTTAGTCAGTCGCATTAAGGGAAATCTACAAATTGTCACTCCTTTGATTTTTGGTTCCCTTGAGCGAATTGATACCATAGCGACTGCCATGGAATTGCGCCGTTTTGGCAAGTATAAAAAAAGAACCTGGTATCAGGCTCAACCTGCAAGGGGAAAGGACTACTTGGTCTTAGCTATAGCCCTAATTATTTTATTGATTAGCATCGGCTTAATCTTGTTAAATCAGGGACGCTTTTATAATCCCTGGGCCTAG
- a CDS encoding potassium channel family protein — MSEKIIGVLGLGIFGTTLAEKLAKFGEEVIAIDNKPNHVQDIADSVSKAILGDITNIETLKEAGIDQCQQVIIATGNNLESSVLAIMHCKKLGVPYIAAKAKNATFEEVLYEIGANRVISPERESGRSLASTLMRHRIHNIFYLEEGVSIIEFELPESWQGKELNKLKLRDKYDLNVIGYRLRKNASLTTDIQYNTIFPEQATIVAVASSDTFEKYDYLNYLK; from the coding sequence ATGTCAGAAAAAATTATTGGTGTCCTAGGATTGGGAATTTTCGGAACCACTTTGGCTGAAAAGCTGGCTAAGTTTGGTGAGGAAGTTATCGCCATTGACAACAAACCCAACCATGTACAAGACATTGCCGATTCCGTCAGCAAGGCTATTCTTGGGGATATTACCAATATCGAGACCCTCAAGGAGGCTGGAATTGATCAGTGCCAGCAAGTCATCATCGCTACTGGGAACAATCTGGAAAGTTCGGTTTTAGCGATTATGCACTGTAAAAAACTTGGCGTCCCCTATATTGCTGCCAAGGCCAAAAATGCGACCTTCGAGGAAGTTCTCTACGAAATCGGAGCCAACCGTGTTATCTCCCCCGAACGCGAATCGGGACGTAGCCTGGCATCAACCTTGATGAGACACCGAATTCACAACATCTTCTACTTGGAAGAAGGTGTTTCCATTATTGAATTCGAATTGCCAGAAAGCTGGCAGGGAAAAGAATTGAATAAATTAAAACTTCGGGATAAGTATGACCTCAACGTCATTGGTTATCGGCTGAGAAAAAACGCCTCTTTAACCACGGATATTCAGTACAATACTATCTTCCCTGAGCAGGCCACCATCGTTGCCGTCGCCAGCTCAGATACCTTTGAAAAGTACGACTACCTCAACTATTTGAAATAA
- a CDS encoding TrkH family potassium uptake protein: MLSFVKNLSIAQRISGSFISVILIGSLLLSLPIMHYSNAPATTYFDHLFNTVSMVCVTGLSVFSVGAVYNGLGQFIVMCLMQIGGLGLVSLISISYYSINRRMSLKQQEILQSSIGNNSIADLKHYLFRIYKITFAIELLVALILMTDFIPRFGWSNGIFNSFFLAVSAFCNAGFDNLGNNSLINYKLNWTVNLAVAFSIISGGLGFRNLMAIIDLCKDWLQQSPHKINLLKRKLTVQTRLVLTTTALILLIGTCSAWILEFKNPNTIGRLNIFHQGLVSFFQTVTMRTAGFATIDYTKAGNSVNFIFMIQMLIGGAPGGTAGGLKLIVAAITFLIFRAEFRGERRVSVYHRMIPTQLIKRTFTILVFFFTILVIGYIGLLEFEPTISPFRLLFEACSALATVGVSMDVTTHLTTGGRIIIMALMFFGRVGPITVLLSLRQRSKKTIDYARTDLTLG, from the coding sequence ATGTTATCCTTTGTAAAAAATCTATCTATCGCTCAACGTATTAGTGGGAGCTTTATCTCAGTCATCTTGATAGGCAGTCTGCTTCTCTCACTTCCTATCATGCACTACAGCAATGCTCCTGCCACCACTTATTTTGATCACCTCTTTAACACGGTATCCATGGTTTGCGTGACAGGACTCTCGGTTTTTTCTGTTGGGGCTGTCTATAATGGTCTCGGTCAGTTCATTGTCATGTGCCTCATGCAAATTGGTGGTTTGGGCTTGGTTAGCCTGATTTCCATCAGTTATTACAGCATCAATCGGCGCATGTCCCTCAAGCAACAAGAAATTCTCCAATCCTCCATCGGTAATAACTCCATCGCCGATTTGAAGCACTATCTCTTTCGTATATACAAAATCACCTTTGCCATCGAATTGCTGGTTGCCCTCATCCTGATGACGGATTTTATTCCTAGATTTGGTTGGTCAAATGGGATTTTTAATAGCTTCTTTTTAGCTGTTTCAGCCTTTTGTAATGCAGGTTTTGACAATTTGGGGAATAACAGCCTCATCAACTACAAGCTCAATTGGACGGTTAACCTAGCTGTTGCCTTTTCGATTATCTCAGGGGGACTGGGTTTTCGAAATCTCATGGCCATCATTGACTTGTGCAAGGACTGGTTGCAGCAGAGTCCTCATAAAATAAATCTACTTAAAAGAAAACTCACCGTCCAAACGCGACTGGTCCTGACGACAACTGCCCTGATTTTGCTAATTGGAACCTGCAGCGCGTGGATTCTTGAATTTAAAAACCCCAATACAATTGGTCGATTAAATATCTTCCACCAGGGTCTGGTCAGCTTTTTTCAAACCGTCACTATGCGGACGGCAGGCTTTGCTACGATTGATTACACCAAGGCTGGAAACTCGGTTAATTTTATCTTCATGATTCAGATGCTAATTGGGGGCGCTCCTGGCGGTACGGCCGGCGGTCTCAAGCTTATTGTCGCAGCCATTACCTTCTTAATTTTCCGGGCAGAATTCCGAGGTGAAAGGCGGGTTAGTGTCTATCATCGGATGATTCCAACCCAACTGATTAAGCGAACCTTTACCATCCTAGTTTTCTTCTTCACCATCTTGGTCATTGGCTATATTGGCCTCCTAGAATTTGAACCGACTATTTCCCCCTTTCGATTGCTCTTTGAGGCTTGCAGTGCCCTAGCAACAGTTGGGGTCTCTATGGATGTCACCACCCATTTGACCACCGGTGGGAGAATCATTATTATGGCCCTCATGTTCTTTGGCCGTGTCGGACCAATTACAGTCTTACTTAGTCTGCGGCAACGCTCGAAGAAAACAATTGATTATGCAAGAACTGACCTAACCTTAGGTTAA
- the rsmG gene encoding 16S rRNA (guanine(527)-N(7))-methyltransferase RsmG, producing the protein MTPQEFYQLLAQEGFELSDKQKQDFESYFRLLVDWNQKINLTAITDKDEVYLKHFYDSVAPVLQGLISNNTIKLLDIGAGAGFPSLPMKILCPQLEVTIIDSLKKRINFLEQVAKELGMTGVHFYHGRAEDLGQDKAFRANYDLVTARAVARMQVLSELTIPFLKVGARLLALKAAAADKELSQAQTALKLLFAKVIENRSYQLPNGDQRSLTIVEKKKETPNKYPRRAGLPNKKPL; encoded by the coding sequence ATGACGCCCCAGGAATTTTATCAGCTTCTGGCCCAAGAGGGCTTTGAACTTTCTGACAAACAAAAGCAAGATTTTGAAAGCTATTTTAGACTCTTGGTCGATTGGAACCAGAAGATTAATTTAACCGCTATTACCGATAAGGACGAGGTCTACCTCAAACACTTCTACGATTCCGTCGCACCAGTCTTACAAGGTCTAATCAGCAACAATACTATCAAGCTTCTCGACATCGGTGCTGGGGCTGGCTTTCCTAGTCTTCCTATGAAGATTCTATGTCCCCAACTTGAGGTCACCATTATTGATTCCCTTAAGAAGCGCATCAATTTCCTCGAGCAAGTCGCTAAAGAGCTAGGGATGACAGGGGTTCACTTCTACCACGGTCGGGCTGAAGACTTAGGCCAAGACAAGGCCTTCCGGGCTAACTACGACCTTGTCACAGCTAGGGCCGTGGCAAGAATGCAGGTTCTTTCAGAATTAACTATTCCCTTCCTGAAAGTTGGTGCTCGTCTCTTGGCTCTCAAGGCCGCAGCAGCGGATAAAGAGTTAAGCCAGGCACAAACCGCCTTGAAACTTTTATTTGCCAAGGTCATCGAAAACAGAAGCTATCAATTGCCCAATGGTGACCAGAGAAGCCTTACCATCGTTGAGAAGAAAAAGGAAACTCCTAACAAGTACCCCCGTCGGGCTGGACTTCCTAACAAGAAACCACTTTAA
- a CDS encoding LemA family protein, protein MPWIILALVAILVLLVIVSYNGLVRLRMQTQEAWSQIDVQLKRRNDLIPNLIETVKGYAAYEEKTLTKISELRAQVAQAKSPAETMQASDALTKQVSGIFAVAENYPDLKANASFVKLQEELTNTENKISYSRQLYNSTTGNYNAKLQVFPSNLVAGIFGFKPAQFLETAESEKAVSKVDFNF, encoded by the coding sequence ATGCCTTGGATTATTCTTGCCCTTGTGGCAATCTTAGTACTTTTGGTCATTGTTAGCTACAATGGCTTGGTGCGTCTGCGGATGCAGACTCAGGAAGCTTGGAGTCAAATTGATGTGCAACTCAAGCGTCGGAATGACTTGATTCCTAACCTGATTGAAACGGTTAAGGGCTATGCAGCCTATGAAGAAAAAACCTTGACCAAGATTTCAGAACTGCGGGCACAGGTCGCTCAAGCAAAATCACCTGCCGAAACCATGCAGGCCAGCGATGCTTTGACCAAGCAGGTCTCAGGAATCTTTGCGGTGGCTGAAAACTATCCAGATTTGAAAGCCAATGCCAGCTTTGTGAAATTGCAGGAGGAGTTGACTAATACTGAAAATAAGATTTCTTATTCTCGTCAGCTCTATAACAGCACAACTGGTAATTACAATGCCAAGTTGCAAGTTTTCCCAAGCAATCTTGTGGCTGGAATCTTTGGCTTTAAGCCGGCTCAATTTTTGGAAACAGCTGAAAGTGAAAAGGCTGTTTCAAAGGTTGACTTTAATTTCTAA
- the htpX gene encoding zinc metalloprotease HtpX yields MLYQQIASNKRRTYVLLALFFTLLGVIGAAVGYLWLDSLLAGAIIALIIGIIYAFSMIFQSTNVVMSMNNAREVTEQDYPDYYHVVEDMAMVAQVPMPRVFVVDDPSLNAFATGSSPENAAVAATSGILAVLNREELEGVIGHEISHIRNYDIRISTIAVALASAVTLISSIGGRMMWWGGGRSRRSNDRDSGGLGVILLIFSLVALILAPLAASLVQLAISRQREYLADASSVELTRNPQGLINALRRLDQSQPMQQHVDDASAALYINDPQKKGGMKALFFTHPPIADRIARLESA; encoded by the coding sequence ATGTTGTATCAACAGATTGCTTCAAATAAGCGACGGACCTATGTCTTGCTGGCTCTCTTTTTCACCCTCCTAGGAGTGATTGGGGCAGCCGTCGGCTACCTCTGGTTGGATAGCCTGTTGGCTGGGGCTATCATTGCCCTAATTATCGGGATCATCTATGCCTTTTCCATGATTTTTCAATCCACTAATGTGGTTATGTCCATGAATAATGCTCGTGAGGTCACGGAGCAGGACTATCCCGATTACTACCATGTTGTCGAAGACATGGCTATGGTAGCCCAAGTACCCATGCCGAGAGTCTTCGTTGTCGACGATCCATCCCTCAATGCCTTTGCAACGGGCTCTTCTCCAGAGAATGCGGCTGTTGCTGCTACCTCTGGTATTCTGGCGGTTCTTAATCGTGAAGAATTAGAGGGGGTTATTGGTCACGAAATCAGCCACATTCGCAACTATGATATTCGGATTTCAACGATAGCAGTAGCCCTAGCTTCTGCTGTTACCTTGATTTCTAGCATTGGTGGTCGCATGATGTGGTGGGGCGGTGGCCGTAGTCGTCGCTCCAATGATCGCGATAGTGGAGGCCTAGGAGTCATTTTACTCATCTTTTCCTTGGTGGCCCTAATTTTGGCTCCCTTGGCTGCTAGTCTGGTCCAGTTGGCCATTTCTCGTCAACGCGAATACCTGGCTGATGCCAGTTCGGTAGAATTGACCAGAAATCCGCAGGGGCTCATCAATGCCTTGAGGAGGCTGGATCAATCGCAACCCATGCAGCAGCATGTTGATGATGCTAGTGCGGCTCTTTATATCAATGACCCCCAGAAGAAGGGTGGCATGAAGGCTCTCTTCTTTACCCATCCACCAATTGCAGACCGAATTGCCCGTCTGGAGTCTGCTTAG